Proteins found in one Serinicoccus marinus DSM 15273 genomic segment:
- a CDS encoding helix-turn-helix domain-containing protein: MPPEEGHRVRCHLDALLAERGMTVAALAEAVGVTPVNISVLKNDRAKAIRFSTLTAICEVLDCQVGDLLSVGTTPVGPSD; this comes from the coding sequence ATGCCACCCGAGGAGGGCCACCGGGTCCGGTGCCACCTCGATGCGCTGCTCGCCGAGCGCGGGATGACGGTCGCGGCGCTGGCCGAGGCGGTGGGCGTCACCCCGGTCAACATCTCGGTGCTCAAGAACGACCGCGCCAAGGCCATCCGCTTCTCCACGCTCACCGCGATCTGTGAGGTCCTCGACTGCCAGGTCGGCGACCTGCTCAGCGTAGGCACCACCCCGGTCGGGCCGAGCGACTGA
- a CDS encoding AzlD domain-containing protein yields MTVWLWILGACALAYLTKLSGYLVPQRVLEAPTIIRISGCMTVGLLASLVMMNTVADGQALALDARLLALGAGVVALMLRAPFLIVVVAGALAAALGRLAGLP; encoded by the coding sequence ATGACCGTGTGGCTGTGGATCCTGGGTGCCTGTGCGCTGGCCTATCTGACCAAGCTCAGCGGCTACCTCGTGCCGCAGCGGGTGCTGGAAGCACCCACGATCATCCGGATCTCCGGGTGCATGACCGTCGGGCTGCTGGCCTCGCTCGTCATGATGAACACCGTGGCCGACGGCCAGGCGCTGGCTCTCGACGCGCGGCTGCTGGCCCTGGGCGCCGGAGTGGTGGCGCTGATGCTGCGGGCGCCCTTCCTTATCGTCGTGGTCGCCGGGGCTCTCGCCGCGGCGCTGGGCCGGCTGGCCGGGCTGCCCTGA
- a CDS encoding AzlC family ABC transporter permease — MPAATALLRESPAARTGLSIAVATGAYGVSFGALGTASGLGVLEVCALSLLTFSGGSQFAFIGVIAGGGAAASAAGASTLLGLRNGVYAMQINALLRPRGWRRLAAAHVTIDESTATALAQRDRAEQARGFWTAGVGIFVLWNLMTLVGALAGDAMGDPKTWGLDGAAVAAFLALLWPRLRGAEPWAIASACAVVTVLCIPLLPPGVPILVAAAVAGAIGWWQLRREASGLKPSGAEAPGTVGRSEADRSERGAR, encoded by the coding sequence ATGCCCGCCGCCACCGCCCTGCTGCGTGAGAGCCCCGCCGCCCGCACCGGTCTGTCGATCGCCGTCGCGACCGGTGCCTACGGCGTCTCCTTCGGCGCGCTGGGCACCGCGAGCGGGCTCGGGGTCCTCGAGGTGTGCGCCCTCAGCCTGCTCACCTTCTCCGGCGGCTCGCAGTTCGCCTTCATCGGCGTCATCGCCGGGGGCGGCGCTGCGGCGTCCGCGGCCGGGGCGTCCACGCTGCTCGGGCTGCGCAACGGGGTCTACGCCATGCAGATCAACGCCCTGCTGCGGCCCCGCGGTTGGCGCCGCCTCGCCGCGGCGCACGTGACCATCGACGAGTCCACCGCCACGGCGCTCGCGCAGCGGGACCGTGCGGAGCAGGCGCGCGGGTTCTGGACCGCCGGGGTCGGCATCTTCGTGCTGTGGAACCTCATGACGCTGGTCGGCGCCCTGGCCGGAGACGCGATGGGTGACCCCAAGACCTGGGGGCTCGACGGCGCCGCCGTCGCGGCCTTCCTCGCCCTGTTGTGGCCACGCCTGCGCGGCGCCGAGCCGTGGGCGATCGCCAGCGCGTGCGCGGTGGTGACCGTGCTGTGCATACCTCTCTTGCCACCGGGGGTGCCGATCCTGGTCGCCGCCGCCGTGGCCGGGGCGATCGGCTGGTGGCAGCTCCGGCGCGAGGCCTCGGGTCTGAAGCCGTCCGGCGCCGAGGCTCCTGGCACGGTGGGCCGCAGCGAGGCCGACAGGTCCGAGCGGGGTGCGCGATGA
- a CDS encoding helix-turn-helix domain-containing protein: MGRLAAAVRAERDRAGLSLSELARRAGLSKSTLSQLEAGKGNPGVETVWSLATALGVPFSALIDPPQPERALVRAGAGDPTRSDLADYSALVLSHSPPNVRRDLYRIDAEPGAVKVSAPHAAGTVEHVVLITGRARAGAQDDPTELGPGDYLRYPGDVDHVFEALEAGTSAVMVSQQR; encoded by the coding sequence GTGGGCCGTCTCGCCGCCGCCGTGCGTGCCGAGCGCGACCGCGCCGGGCTCAGCCTGTCCGAGCTCGCCCGGCGGGCCGGTCTGTCCAAGTCGACGTTGTCGCAGCTCGAGGCCGGGAAGGGCAACCCGGGCGTCGAGACGGTCTGGTCGCTGGCCACCGCACTCGGCGTGCCGTTCTCGGCGCTCATCGATCCGCCGCAGCCGGAGCGAGCCCTCGTGCGCGCCGGGGCCGGTGACCCGACCCGCTCCGACCTCGCGGACTACAGCGCCCTGGTCCTGTCGCACAGCCCGCCGAACGTGCGGCGCGACCTCTACCGCATCGACGCTGAGCCGGGCGCCGTCAAGGTGTCGGCCCCGCACGCGGCGGGGACGGTCGAGCACGTGGTCCTCATCACCGGCCGCGCCCGGGCCGGCGCGCAGGACGACCCGACCGAGCTCGGACCCGGCGACTACCTCCGGTACCCGGGCGACGTCGACCACGTCTTCGAGGCCCTGGAGGCCGGCACCAGCGCGGTGATGGTGTCCCAGCAGCGCTGA
- a CDS encoding DUF362 domain-containing protein, translating into MLTPRSAPQPRPSFQGCTACGTCVRSCPTAALDLRQGDAGTVTLTLDLAACIGCGRCQALCPVEAIHDVGPVTWAHLARESSTPLETICVQHCARCRTPFGGEGELCQVCRMRRSDPFGSWLPPGYVAPRVYAPPPTGSVTGLEEQICPDDLGDR; encoded by the coding sequence ATCCTCACGCCACGCAGCGCCCCGCAGCCGCGACCTTCGTTCCAGGGCTGCACAGCCTGCGGCACCTGCGTGCGGAGCTGCCCGACAGCGGCGCTGGATCTGCGCCAGGGCGACGCCGGGACCGTTACCCTCACGCTGGACCTGGCCGCGTGCATCGGGTGCGGCCGCTGTCAGGCCCTGTGCCCGGTGGAGGCCATTCACGACGTCGGCCCGGTGACCTGGGCCCACCTCGCGCGGGAGTCCTCCACCCCTCTGGAGACGATCTGCGTCCAGCACTGCGCGAGGTGCCGCACCCCCTTCGGCGGCGAGGGTGAGCTCTGCCAGGTGTGCCGGATGCGCCGCTCCGACCCCTTCGGCTCCTGGCTGCCGCCGGGCTATGTCGCCCCACGGGTCTACGCCCCGCCGCCGACCGGCTCAGTGACCGGTCTCGAGGAGCAGATATGCCCCGACGACCTGGGCGACCGGTGA